A stretch of the Vigna radiata var. radiata cultivar VC1973A chromosome 9, Vradiata_ver6, whole genome shotgun sequence genome encodes the following:
- the LOC106774279 gene encoding polyadenylate-binding protein-interacting protein 3 isoform X1: protein MNLEQIGQQPKSSNGYIRRKSEKEGATKSDYRIPSGKSNATSRLAGTGIVTDSKGVTYGSPSHDRLVYLTSCLIGQHVEAQVKNGSIYSGIFHATNTDKDYGIILKMACLTKDGSLQGQRSGIESFSKAPSKTLIIPANDLVQVIAKDVSFFRDDQTSTPHYDMHHEIMVDSVISQSRHVETGRELQPWVPDEEDPECPELENIFDGPWNRGWDQFETNKMLFGVKSTFNEELYTTKLERGPQTRELEKQALRIAREIEGEETQDLHLAEERGLYHNFDIDEETRFSSVYRGNIADDVGYDENEDKLDSHNSERFDNIYGLVSKRPGEVSGQKGNNGAQTWPHLSSVDHSELPQSTTAMDLCRSGSNDHAKQLASELPAQSCSFSDGEIRIQENSASNLHGATDNTAEENWIQAEDVQLSKSQDLQSSLESKNDGSKEEGLSFNGPSRTPSTHILFKTPEETVSVGETKSVISRGRQGSSTSTSGPGLSPSSSVGSLSSEKSTLNPYAKEFKLNPNAKSFMPSQAHARPRSPVSDGSFYYPATVSTVPNMPAMPMGIGVGTTFAGPQPVMYNPQVAQMPSQPYFHPNGPQYGQLLGHPRQVLYVPSFQPEMPYKGRDY, encoded by the exons ATGAATTTGGAACAAATTGGGCAGCAGCCTAAATCATCTAATGGTTACATCCGTCGGAAATCTGAGAAAGAAGGGGCAACTAAGTCTGATTATAGGATCCCCTCTGGAAAGTCAAATGCCACCAGCAGATTAGCGGGTACAG GTATAGTGACTGACAGTAAAGGTGTTACTTATGGGAGTCCTTCACATGATCGACTAGTATATTTAACATCATGCCTTATTGGGCAGCATGTAGAAGCCCAGGTGAAAAACGGATCTATATACTCTGGAATATTTCATGCAACAAATACTGACAAAGATTATG GAATCATTTTGAAAATGGCTTGTTTGACAAAGGATGGCTCCTTGCAAGGACAGAGATCAGGCATAGAATCTTTCAGCAAAGCTCCTTCTAAGACTTTAATTATCCCTGCTAATGACCTTGTACAAGTTATAGCAAAG GATGTTTCATTTTTCAGAGATGACCAAACTAGTACACCTCACTATGATATGCATCATGAGATAATGGTTGATTCGGTAATATCTCAATCTCGTCATGTAGAGACGGGCAGAGAATTACAGCCATGGGTACCCGATGAAGAAGATCCAGAATGCCCTGAACTGGAAAATATCTTTGATGGCCCTTGGAATAG gGGATGGGATCAGTTTGAAACAAACAAAATGTTATTTGGTGTAAAAAGCACATTCAATGAGGAGTTATATACAACAAAGCTTGAAAGAGGACCCCAGACAAGAGAGTTGGAAAAGCAAGCTTTAAGAATTGCTAGAGAAATTGAGGGTGAGGAAACCCAAGATCTCCATCTAGCAGAG GAAAGAGGCCTTTACCATaactttgatattgatgaagaAACCAGATTTTCTTCCGTCTATAGGGGTAACATTGCTGATGATGTTGGATACGATGAAAACGAGGACAAGTTGGATTCACACAATTCTGAAAGGTTTGATAATATTTATGGTTTAGTCAGCAAGAGACCAGGTGAAGTAAGTGGTCAGAAAGGCAATAATGGAGCTCAAACATGGCCTCATTTGTCCTCTGTG GATCACTCGGAGTTACCTCAGTCAACTACTGCTATGGATTTGTGTCGGTCTGGTTCTAATGATCATGCTAAGCAGTTAGCTTCTGAACTCCCTGCCCAGAGTTGCTCATTTTCAGATGGTGAAATCAG GATTCAGGAGAACTCGGCTAGTAACCTACATGGAGCCACTGATAATACAGCGGAAGAAAATTGGATA CAAGCTGAGGATGTCCAACTGTCAAAATCTCAGG ATTTACAGTCATCACTTGAGTCCAAGAACGATGGTTCTAAGGAAGAGGGTTTATCTTTTAATGGGCCCTCCCGTACTCCTTCTACTCATATTTTGTTTAAGACTCCTGAAGAAACTGTGTCGGTTGGGGAAACAAAGTCTGTAATTTCACGTGGAAGACAAGGTAGTTCTACATCAACCTCTGGTCCGGGTCTATCACCAAGTTCTTCGGTTGGTTCCCTGTCTTCGGAAAAGTCAACTCTGAATCCCTATGCCAAG GAGTTCAAACTGAACCCCAATGCAAAGAGTTTTATGCCATCCCAAGCACATGCTAGGCCCCGCTCCCCAGTGTCTGATGGTTCCTTTTATTACCCAGCTACTGTATCTACCGTACCAAATATGCCAGCCATGCCTATGGGTATTGGA GTTGGAACTACTTTTGCTGGGCCACAACCTGTCATGTATAATCCACAAGTGgcacaaatgccatcacaacCATATTTTCATCCAAACGGACCACAG TATGGACAACTTCTGGGTCATCCTAGGCAAGTTTTATATGTGCCAAGCTTCCAACCT gaGATGCCTTATAAAGGACGGGATTATTGA
- the LOC106774375 gene encoding solute carrier family 25 member 44-like — MSMRMAEEESSEEVHVPGEIDWQMLDKSKFFFLGAALFSGVSATLYPVVVLKTRQQVAQSQMSCINTAFSLIKGEGFRALYRGFGTSLMGTIPARALYMAALEVTKSNVGTATVRFGLGEPTASAVANAAAGLTAAMAAQLVWTPVDVVSQRLMVQGCCDSGNPKASAFRYINGIDAFRKILSNDGLRGLYRGFGISILTYAPSNAVWWASYSVAQRMVWGGVGYYLSKGNDNATNSALRPDTKTMMAVQGVSAAVAGGMSALITMPLDTIKTRLQVLDGDENGRRGPTIMQTVRSLVREGGWMACYRGLGPRWASMSMSATTMITTYEFLKRLSAKNQEVLT; from the coding sequence ATGAGCATGAGAATGGCAGAGGAAGAATCTAGCGAGGAGGTTCATGTTCCGGGTGAGATTGATTGGCAAATGCTTGATAAATCCAAGTTCTTCTTCCTTGGTGCTGCTCTTTTCTCTGGGGTTTCTGCAACCCTTTACCCTGTTGTTGTGTTGAAGACTAGGCAGCAAGTGGCACAGTCCCAAATGTCTTGCATCAACACTGCATTTTCGTTGATTAAGGGCGAGGGTTTTAGAGCATTGTACCGTGGGTTTGGGACTTCTTTGATGGGTACAATCCCTGCCAGGGCTCTTTACATGGCTGCATTAGAGGTTACCAAAAGCAATGTGGGCACGGCCACTGTTAGGTTTGGTCTTGGTGAACCCACTGCTTCTGCAGTTGCCAATGCAGCTGCTGGCTTGACTGCAGCCATGGCAGCTCAGCTTGTGTGGACCCCCGTTGATGTTGTGAGCCAGAGGTTGATGGTTCAAGGCTGTTGTGATTCTGGAAATCCAAAGGCTTCGGCATTTCGGTACATCAATGGGATTGATGCCTTCAGGAAGATATTGAGCAATGATGGCCTTAGGGGCTTGTATAGGGGTTTTGGGATCTCAATTTTGACTTATGCCCCTTCAAACGCAGTTTGGTGGGCTTCATATTCTGTTGCACAAAGGATGGTCTGGGGTGGAGTAGGGTACTACTTGAGCAAGGGCAATGATAATGCAACTAACAGTGCTTTGAGGCCTGATACAAAAACCATGATGGCAGTTCAGGGAGTCAGTGCAGCAGTGGCTGGTGGCATGTCTGCTTTGATCACCATGCCACTGGACACCATCAAGACAAGACTGCAGGTCTTGGATGGCGACGAGAACGGCCGTCGTGGACCCACCATTATGCAGACAGTGAGGAGTCTGGTCAGGGAAGGTGGTTGGATGGCTTGTTACAGAGGATTGGGTCCTAGGTGGGCATCAATGTCAATGTCTGCAACAACAATGATCACTACTTATGAGTTCCTCAAACGGCTCTCAGCGAAGAACCAAGAGGTTTTAACATAA
- the LOC106773801 gene encoding nuclear transcription factor Y subunit A-3, whose product MKNLNEKASGSTHLTAPYALGCSSWGASSESDVQQSSMSRGLTLKMGVLPQQCHKTKPLNFQYQDRDSSSSQSTGQSYPEVGSAQSGQFSVQCSNSSACSTLNTTGRKSIEGVIRSSVRGQDFTFPPSQMCQNQPHAHTAFHLAEPCFSGLLASPYGPQPNIHPAQLIGMATARIPLPLDLSEEPIFVNAKQYHAILRRRQYRAKLDAQNKLIKERKPYLHESRHLHALKRARGSGGRFLNTKKHEESKPTSHNHDIDVSRCTNLNLRGNMSESKARLMEKLNYRDGASTATCSDISSASNSGDLFQQHQPDIRLCVYPSHIGRNMQGYSPDINGGGGGGGANQHRLSVLM is encoded by the exons ATGAAGAACTTAAATGAGAAAGCCTCTGGTTCTACCCATTTAACAGCTCCTTATGCTCTTGGATGCTCGTCATGGGGGGCTTCCTCTGAATCTGATGTTCAACAATCATCCATGTCCAGAGGTTTGACCTTGAAAATGGGTGTTCTGCCGCAGCAATGCCATAAGACTAAGCCATTGAATTTTCAATATCAAGATCGAGATTCTTCTTCATCTCAATCAACTGGTCAGTCTTATCCGGAAGTTGGTTCAGCGCAATCAG GTCAATTTTCAGTCCAGTGTAGCAATTCTTCTGCTTGTTCGACACTTAACACAACTGGGAGAAAGAGTATAGAAGGTGTAATCAGGTCATCTGTTCGGGGTCAGGATTTTACCTTCCCTCCTTCACAAATGTGTCAAAACCAGCCACAT GCTCATACTGCATTCCATCTTGCTGAGCCATGCTTTAGTGGCCTACTAGCTTCTCCATATGGCCCACAACCTAAT ATTCATCCTGCTCAACTGATAGGAATGGCTACTGCTAGAATTCCTCTGCCACTTGATCTTAGTGAGGAGCCTATAtttgtgaatgcaaaacaaTACCATGCTATTCTGAGGCGCAGACAATACCGGGCAAAACTTGATGCACAGAACAAACTCATCAAAGAACGGAAA CCATATCTTCACGAGTCTCGCCATCTACATGCATTGAAGAGAGCTAGAGGTTCTGGTGGTCGCTTCTTGAATACAAAAAAGCACGAAGAGTCTAAACCAACTTCACATAACCATGACATAGATGTTTCAAGGTGTACTAATTTGAATCTGAGGGGAAACATGTCAGAATCTAAGGCTCGTCTAATGGAGAAGTTGAACTACAGAGATGGTGCCTCCACAGCCACCTGTTCAGATATTTCTAGTGCATCTAATAGTGGTGATCTCTTCCAGCAACATCAACCTGACATTAGATTATGTGTTTACCCTTCTCATATTGGAAGGAACATGCAGGGTTACTCTCCTGATAtcaatggtggtggtggtggtggtggtgcaAACCAGCATCGTCTATCAGTCCTTATGTGA
- the LOC106774169 gene encoding PHD finger protein ALFIN-LIKE 3 isoform X1, whose protein sequence is MDSRTYNPRTVEEVFRDFKGRRAALIKALTTDVEDFYNQCDPEKENLCLYGFPSEQWEVNLPAEEVPPELPEPVLGINFARDGMQEKDWLSLVAVHSDAWLLAIAFYFGARFGFDKADRKRLFNMINELPTIFEVVTGAAKKQVKEKSSVSNHSGSKSKSSSKAQRAPESQSRQSKPSQPKEEDEELDEQDDDEHGETLCGACGEHYGTDEFWICCDICEKWFHGKCVKITPARAEHIKQYKCPSCSNKRARP, encoded by the exons ATGGACTCGCGCACGTATAATCCACGCACGGTCGAAGAGGTTTTTAGGGATTTCAAGGGCCGAAGAGCTGCTCTCATCAAAGCCCTTACCACCG ATGTTGAAGATTTCTACAACCAATGTGATCCGG AGAAGGAGAATCTGTGCTTGTATGGCTTTCCCAGTGAACAGTGGGAAGTAAATTTACCTGCTGAAGAGGTACCACCTGAGCTTCCTGAGCCTGTGCTGGGCATCAACTTTGCTAGGGATGGCATGCAAGAAAAAGACTGGCTATCTTTAGTTGCTGTCCATAGTGATGCATGGTTACTTGCTATTGCATTCTATTTTGGAGCCAGATTCGGGTTTGATAAAGCTGACAG GAAACGACTTTTCAACATGATCAACGAATTGCCAACAATATTTGAAGTTGTTACTGGTGCAGCAAAGAAGCAAGTTAAGGAGAAGTCTTCTGTTTCAAACCACAGTGGCAGCAAGTCTAAGTCCAGCTCTAAGGCA CAACGAGCTCCAGAATCTCAGAGTAGACAGTCAAAGCCATCGCAACCaaaagaagaggatgaagaacTGGATGAACAAGATGATGATGAACATGGAGAGACCTTGTGTGGGGCATGTGGTGAGCATTATGGCACTGATGAATTCTGGATTTGCTGTGACATCTGTGAGAAATGGTTCCATGGTAAATGTGTGAAGATTACACCAGCTAGGGCAGAGCATATCAAACAATACAAGTGTCCCTCATGCAGTAACAAGAGAGCTCGCCCCTGA
- the LOC106773650 gene encoding uncharacterized protein LOC106773650 isoform X2 — MASLVRNALSFIAGRDGWSVTLPTMVLAYAATLSSTLSFHNSVPFSCQRSGTPFGSSFPSSRDYGSVVPPFVVCHAKKKLSLMEQILDYIEGGPKLRKWYGAPDILEKDGTAIEDGEDDYPDEVRDAVLVTDGDSEMGQMVILSLIIKKARVKALVKDKRVALEAFGSYVEILIIDLVMLVAKSLAGDTSDNRFVKKALRGVRTIICPNEGFLSNVGSLQGVQHVILLSQLSAYSGKSGFQSMMKSNAKKLAEQDESVLKISGVPYTIIRTGALQDTPGGKQGFTFDQGCAASGSISKEDAAFVCVAALDCTPQTGFIFEVANGDNKVSDWKECLSTLMEKENKK, encoded by the exons atggcATCACTGGTAAGAAATGCGTTATCCTTTATAGCCGGAAGAGACGGTTGGAGTGTAACACTGCCAACAATGGTGTTGGCCTATGCTGCCACGCTTTCTTCCACTCTATCGTTTCATAATTCTGTTCCTTTCTCTTGTCAACGTTCAGGAACACCATTTGGATCCTCTTTCCCATCAAGCAGAGATTATGGTTCTGTTGTTCCACCATTTGTTGTCTGTCATGCCAAGAAAAAACTCAGCCTTATGGAGCAAATTCTCGATTATATTGAAG GGGGTCCCAAATTAAGGAAGTGGTATGGTGCACCTGACATCCTTGAAAAAGATGGTACTGCCATAGAAGATGGTGAGGATGACTATCCGG atgaggtcAGGGATGCCGTGCTGGTAACAGATGGAGACAGTGAGATGGGTCAG ATGGTGATACTCTCATTGATTATCAAAAAAGCTCGAGTAAAGGCATTGGTGAAGGATAAAAGGGTTGCACTTGAAGCCTTTGGAAGTTATGTTGAG ATTCTTATTATTGATCTCGTGATGCTTGTTGCAAAGTCCCTGGCAGGAGATACTAGTGACAATCGATTCGTGAAGAAAGCTCTCAGAGGAGTTCGCACAATCATATGCCCAAAT GAGGGTTTTCTTTCTAACGTTGGGAGCCTTCAAGGAGTACAACATGTAATCCTCTTATCTCAG TTGTCAGCTTATAGCGGTAAAAGTGGCTTTCAATCTATGATGAAAAGCAATGCAAAGAAACTAGCTGAGCAAGATGAATCAGTTTTGAAGATCTCTGGAGTTCCTTACACCATAATTAGGACTGGTGCATTACAAGACACACCTGGTGGGAAGCAAGGCTTTACCTTTGATCAG GGTTGTGCAGCTAGTGGGAGTATTAGCAAAGAAGATGCTGCCTTTGTTTGTGTTGCAGCCTTGGATTGCACCCCACAAACTGGGTTCATATTTGAGGTGGCCAATGGAGATAACAAAGTTTCAGATTGGAAAGAATGTTTGTCCACATtgatggaaaaagaaaataagaagtga
- the LOC106773650 gene encoding uncharacterized protein LOC106773650 isoform X1 — protein MASLVRNALSFIAGRDGWSVTLPTMVLAYAATLSSTLSFHNSVPFSCQRSGTPFGSSFPSSRDYGSVVPPFVVCHAKKKLSLMEQILDYIEGGPKLRKWYGAPDILEKDGTAIEDGEDDYPEDEVRDAVLVTDGDSEMGQMVILSLIIKKARVKALVKDKRVALEAFGSYVEILIIDLVMLVAKSLAGDTSDNRFVKKALRGVRTIICPNEGFLSNVGSLQGVQHVILLSQLSAYSGKSGFQSMMKSNAKKLAEQDESVLKISGVPYTIIRTGALQDTPGGKQGFTFDQGCAASGSISKEDAAFVCVAALDCTPQTGFIFEVANGDNKVSDWKECLSTLMEKENKK, from the exons atggcATCACTGGTAAGAAATGCGTTATCCTTTATAGCCGGAAGAGACGGTTGGAGTGTAACACTGCCAACAATGGTGTTGGCCTATGCTGCCACGCTTTCTTCCACTCTATCGTTTCATAATTCTGTTCCTTTCTCTTGTCAACGTTCAGGAACACCATTTGGATCCTCTTTCCCATCAAGCAGAGATTATGGTTCTGTTGTTCCACCATTTGTTGTCTGTCATGCCAAGAAAAAACTCAGCCTTATGGAGCAAATTCTCGATTATATTGAAG GGGGTCCCAAATTAAGGAAGTGGTATGGTGCACCTGACATCCTTGAAAAAGATGGTACTGCCATAGAAGATGGTGAGGATGACTATCCGG aagatgaggtcAGGGATGCCGTGCTGGTAACAGATGGAGACAGTGAGATGGGTCAG ATGGTGATACTCTCATTGATTATCAAAAAAGCTCGAGTAAAGGCATTGGTGAAGGATAAAAGGGTTGCACTTGAAGCCTTTGGAAGTTATGTTGAG ATTCTTATTATTGATCTCGTGATGCTTGTTGCAAAGTCCCTGGCAGGAGATACTAGTGACAATCGATTCGTGAAGAAAGCTCTCAGAGGAGTTCGCACAATCATATGCCCAAAT GAGGGTTTTCTTTCTAACGTTGGGAGCCTTCAAGGAGTACAACATGTAATCCTCTTATCTCAG TTGTCAGCTTATAGCGGTAAAAGTGGCTTTCAATCTATGATGAAAAGCAATGCAAAGAAACTAGCTGAGCAAGATGAATCAGTTTTGAAGATCTCTGGAGTTCCTTACACCATAATTAGGACTGGTGCATTACAAGACACACCTGGTGGGAAGCAAGGCTTTACCTTTGATCAG GGTTGTGCAGCTAGTGGGAGTATTAGCAAAGAAGATGCTGCCTTTGTTTGTGTTGCAGCCTTGGATTGCACCCCACAAACTGGGTTCATATTTGAGGTGGCCAATGGAGATAACAAAGTTTCAGATTGGAAAGAATGTTTGTCCACATtgatggaaaaagaaaataagaagtga
- the LOC106774279 gene encoding polyadenylate-binding protein-interacting protein 3 isoform X2 — protein sequence MNLEQIGQQPKSSNGYIRRKSEKEGATKSDYRIPSGKSNATSRLAGIVTDSKGVTYGSPSHDRLVYLTSCLIGQHVEAQVKNGSIYSGIFHATNTDKDYGIILKMACLTKDGSLQGQRSGIESFSKAPSKTLIIPANDLVQVIAKDVSFFRDDQTSTPHYDMHHEIMVDSVISQSRHVETGRELQPWVPDEEDPECPELENIFDGPWNRGWDQFETNKMLFGVKSTFNEELYTTKLERGPQTRELEKQALRIAREIEGEETQDLHLAEERGLYHNFDIDEETRFSSVYRGNIADDVGYDENEDKLDSHNSERFDNIYGLVSKRPGEVSGQKGNNGAQTWPHLSSVDHSELPQSTTAMDLCRSGSNDHAKQLASELPAQSCSFSDGEIRIQENSASNLHGATDNTAEENWIQAEDVQLSKSQDLQSSLESKNDGSKEEGLSFNGPSRTPSTHILFKTPEETVSVGETKSVISRGRQGSSTSTSGPGLSPSSSVGSLSSEKSTLNPYAKEFKLNPNAKSFMPSQAHARPRSPVSDGSFYYPATVSTVPNMPAMPMGIGVGTTFAGPQPVMYNPQVAQMPSQPYFHPNGPQYGQLLGHPRQVLYVPSFQPEMPYKGRDY from the exons ATGAATTTGGAACAAATTGGGCAGCAGCCTAAATCATCTAATGGTTACATCCGTCGGAAATCTGAGAAAGAAGGGGCAACTAAGTCTGATTATAGGATCCCCTCTGGAAAGTCAAATGCCACCAGCAGATTAGCGG GTATAGTGACTGACAGTAAAGGTGTTACTTATGGGAGTCCTTCACATGATCGACTAGTATATTTAACATCATGCCTTATTGGGCAGCATGTAGAAGCCCAGGTGAAAAACGGATCTATATACTCTGGAATATTTCATGCAACAAATACTGACAAAGATTATG GAATCATTTTGAAAATGGCTTGTTTGACAAAGGATGGCTCCTTGCAAGGACAGAGATCAGGCATAGAATCTTTCAGCAAAGCTCCTTCTAAGACTTTAATTATCCCTGCTAATGACCTTGTACAAGTTATAGCAAAG GATGTTTCATTTTTCAGAGATGACCAAACTAGTACACCTCACTATGATATGCATCATGAGATAATGGTTGATTCGGTAATATCTCAATCTCGTCATGTAGAGACGGGCAGAGAATTACAGCCATGGGTACCCGATGAAGAAGATCCAGAATGCCCTGAACTGGAAAATATCTTTGATGGCCCTTGGAATAG gGGATGGGATCAGTTTGAAACAAACAAAATGTTATTTGGTGTAAAAAGCACATTCAATGAGGAGTTATATACAACAAAGCTTGAAAGAGGACCCCAGACAAGAGAGTTGGAAAAGCAAGCTTTAAGAATTGCTAGAGAAATTGAGGGTGAGGAAACCCAAGATCTCCATCTAGCAGAG GAAAGAGGCCTTTACCATaactttgatattgatgaagaAACCAGATTTTCTTCCGTCTATAGGGGTAACATTGCTGATGATGTTGGATACGATGAAAACGAGGACAAGTTGGATTCACACAATTCTGAAAGGTTTGATAATATTTATGGTTTAGTCAGCAAGAGACCAGGTGAAGTAAGTGGTCAGAAAGGCAATAATGGAGCTCAAACATGGCCTCATTTGTCCTCTGTG GATCACTCGGAGTTACCTCAGTCAACTACTGCTATGGATTTGTGTCGGTCTGGTTCTAATGATCATGCTAAGCAGTTAGCTTCTGAACTCCCTGCCCAGAGTTGCTCATTTTCAGATGGTGAAATCAG GATTCAGGAGAACTCGGCTAGTAACCTACATGGAGCCACTGATAATACAGCGGAAGAAAATTGGATA CAAGCTGAGGATGTCCAACTGTCAAAATCTCAGG ATTTACAGTCATCACTTGAGTCCAAGAACGATGGTTCTAAGGAAGAGGGTTTATCTTTTAATGGGCCCTCCCGTACTCCTTCTACTCATATTTTGTTTAAGACTCCTGAAGAAACTGTGTCGGTTGGGGAAACAAAGTCTGTAATTTCACGTGGAAGACAAGGTAGTTCTACATCAACCTCTGGTCCGGGTCTATCACCAAGTTCTTCGGTTGGTTCCCTGTCTTCGGAAAAGTCAACTCTGAATCCCTATGCCAAG GAGTTCAAACTGAACCCCAATGCAAAGAGTTTTATGCCATCCCAAGCACATGCTAGGCCCCGCTCCCCAGTGTCTGATGGTTCCTTTTATTACCCAGCTACTGTATCTACCGTACCAAATATGCCAGCCATGCCTATGGGTATTGGA GTTGGAACTACTTTTGCTGGGCCACAACCTGTCATGTATAATCCACAAGTGgcacaaatgccatcacaacCATATTTTCATCCAAACGGACCACAG TATGGACAACTTCTGGGTCATCCTAGGCAAGTTTTATATGTGCCAAGCTTCCAACCT gaGATGCCTTATAAAGGACGGGATTATTGA
- the LOC106773650 gene encoding uncharacterized protein LOC106773650 isoform X3 codes for MASLVRNALSFIAGRDGWSVTLPTMVLAYAATLSSTLSFHNSVPFSCQRSGTPFGSSFPSSRDYGSVVPPFVVCHAKKKLSLMEQILDYIEGGPKLRKWYGAPDILEKDGTAIEDGEDDYPEDEVRDAVLVTDGDSEMGQMVILSLIIKKARVKALVKDKRVALEAFGSYVESLAGDTSDNRFVKKALRGVRTIICPNEGFLSNVGSLQGVQHVILLSQLSAYSGKSGFQSMMKSNAKKLAEQDESVLKISGVPYTIIRTGALQDTPGGKQGFTFDQGCAASGSISKEDAAFVCVAALDCTPQTGFIFEVANGDNKVSDWKECLSTLMEKENKK; via the exons atggcATCACTGGTAAGAAATGCGTTATCCTTTATAGCCGGAAGAGACGGTTGGAGTGTAACACTGCCAACAATGGTGTTGGCCTATGCTGCCACGCTTTCTTCCACTCTATCGTTTCATAATTCTGTTCCTTTCTCTTGTCAACGTTCAGGAACACCATTTGGATCCTCTTTCCCATCAAGCAGAGATTATGGTTCTGTTGTTCCACCATTTGTTGTCTGTCATGCCAAGAAAAAACTCAGCCTTATGGAGCAAATTCTCGATTATATTGAAG GGGGTCCCAAATTAAGGAAGTGGTATGGTGCACCTGACATCCTTGAAAAAGATGGTACTGCCATAGAAGATGGTGAGGATGACTATCCGG aagatgaggtcAGGGATGCCGTGCTGGTAACAGATGGAGACAGTGAGATGGGTCAG ATGGTGATACTCTCATTGATTATCAAAAAAGCTCGAGTAAAGGCATTGGTGAAGGATAAAAGGGTTGCACTTGAAGCCTTTGGAAGTTATGTTGAG TCCCTGGCAGGAGATACTAGTGACAATCGATTCGTGAAGAAAGCTCTCAGAGGAGTTCGCACAATCATATGCCCAAAT GAGGGTTTTCTTTCTAACGTTGGGAGCCTTCAAGGAGTACAACATGTAATCCTCTTATCTCAG TTGTCAGCTTATAGCGGTAAAAGTGGCTTTCAATCTATGATGAAAAGCAATGCAAAGAAACTAGCTGAGCAAGATGAATCAGTTTTGAAGATCTCTGGAGTTCCTTACACCATAATTAGGACTGGTGCATTACAAGACACACCTGGTGGGAAGCAAGGCTTTACCTTTGATCAG GGTTGTGCAGCTAGTGGGAGTATTAGCAAAGAAGATGCTGCCTTTGTTTGTGTTGCAGCCTTGGATTGCACCCCACAAACTGGGTTCATATTTGAGGTGGCCAATGGAGATAACAAAGTTTCAGATTGGAAAGAATGTTTGTCCACATtgatggaaaaagaaaataagaagtga
- the LOC106774169 gene encoding PHD finger protein ALFIN-LIKE 3 isoform X2 encodes MDSRTYNPRTVEEVFRDFKGRRAALIKALTTDVEDFYNQCDPEKENLCLYGFPSEQWEVNLPAEEVPPELPEPVLGINFARDGMQEKDWLSLVAVHSDAWLLAIAFYFGARFGFDKADRKRLFNMINELPTIFEVVTGAAKKQVKEKSSVSNHSGSKSKSSSKQRAPESQSRQSKPSQPKEEDEELDEQDDDEHGETLCGACGEHYGTDEFWICCDICEKWFHGKCVKITPARAEHIKQYKCPSCSNKRARP; translated from the exons ATGGACTCGCGCACGTATAATCCACGCACGGTCGAAGAGGTTTTTAGGGATTTCAAGGGCCGAAGAGCTGCTCTCATCAAAGCCCTTACCACCG ATGTTGAAGATTTCTACAACCAATGTGATCCGG AGAAGGAGAATCTGTGCTTGTATGGCTTTCCCAGTGAACAGTGGGAAGTAAATTTACCTGCTGAAGAGGTACCACCTGAGCTTCCTGAGCCTGTGCTGGGCATCAACTTTGCTAGGGATGGCATGCAAGAAAAAGACTGGCTATCTTTAGTTGCTGTCCATAGTGATGCATGGTTACTTGCTATTGCATTCTATTTTGGAGCCAGATTCGGGTTTGATAAAGCTGACAG GAAACGACTTTTCAACATGATCAACGAATTGCCAACAATATTTGAAGTTGTTACTGGTGCAGCAAAGAAGCAAGTTAAGGAGAAGTCTTCTGTTTCAAACCACAGTGGCAGCAAGTCTAAGTCCAGCTCTAAG CAACGAGCTCCAGAATCTCAGAGTAGACAGTCAAAGCCATCGCAACCaaaagaagaggatgaagaacTGGATGAACAAGATGATGATGAACATGGAGAGACCTTGTGTGGGGCATGTGGTGAGCATTATGGCACTGATGAATTCTGGATTTGCTGTGACATCTGTGAGAAATGGTTCCATGGTAAATGTGTGAAGATTACACCAGCTAGGGCAGAGCATATCAAACAATACAAGTGTCCCTCATGCAGTAACAAGAGAGCTCGCCCCTGA